The Bacteroidales bacterium genome includes a region encoding these proteins:
- a CDS encoding ferrochelatase: MEDQKTAILLLNIGSPTGTGYFKVATYLSRFLGERRVIDMPWLFRKTLVNCIIVPFRSFASSSRYKKLCT; the protein is encoded by the coding sequence ATGGAAGATCAAAAAACCGCTATATTACTGTTAAATATTGGAAGTCCGACCGGAACAGGATATTTTAAGGTAGCCACCTATTTATCACGTTTCCTCGGAGAACGCCGCGTCATCGATATGCCATGGCTTTTCAGAAAGACCCTGGTTAATTGTATCATCGTTCCGTTCCGTTCTTTTGCATCGTCGTCCCGCTACAAAAAATTATGTACC
- a CDS encoding aspartate/glutamate racemase family protein, protein MKKLKFRHQLTVLMACIGLLPLNGFFCNTVHGQTDPNKKVKVALIYTVTTPELKEDMEREVKEQLGANVEVLRYEVPSVFEDIKKADYVTAIPAATLIGTYMKAIESGADAILSICSTVEDIAYSMQDAAKYLGVPIIMINEEMCREAVRKGTKIAVMATFPTAIAPTKRTLTRVSREMGKQIEITEVLLDGAFGLDQKKFKALMAAKAGEIAGKVDVIIFAQGSMAYCEGDIANMYQKIVLSNPRFGAKALKSALIKKGVIFPSLTGN, encoded by the coding sequence ATGAAGAAGCTAAAATTTCGACACCAATTAACAGTACTAATGGCCTGTATCGGATTGTTACCATTAAACGGGTTTTTCTGCAATACAGTTCATGGACAAACCGATCCGAACAAAAAAGTAAAAGTAGCGCTGATCTATACAGTGACGACACCGGAGCTGAAGGAAGACATGGAGCGTGAAGTGAAAGAGCAATTGGGTGCCAATGTGGAAGTATTGCGTTATGAAGTACCGTCCGTTTTTGAAGACATCAAAAAAGCAGATTATGTTACCGCTATTCCTGCAGCAACATTGATCGGGACATACATGAAAGCGATAGAGTCGGGCGCAGATGCGATCCTGAGTATTTGTTCGACAGTGGAAGATATTGCTTACAGCATGCAGGATGCTGCAAAATACCTGGGAGTTCCTATTATTATGATCAATGAAGAGATGTGCAGGGAAGCAGTCAGAAAAGGAACAAAGATCGCTGTGATGGCCACATTTCCTACTGCCATAGCACCCACGAAAAGAACCTTAACAAGGGTTTCCAGAGAAATGGGAAAACAGATAGAGATAACAGAAGTACTGTTAGACGGAGCATTTGGGCTCGACCAGAAAAAATTTAAAGCACTCATGGCTGCGAAAGCAGGAGAAATCGCCGGAAAAGTCGATGTTATCATATTTGCACAGGGATCAATGGCTTATTGCGAAGGTGATATTGCCAACATGTACCAGAAGATAGTCCTCTCCAATCCGCGTTTCGGGGCAAAAGCCCTAAAATCGGCATTGATCAAAAAGGGAGTCATATTCCCCTCTTTAACAGGAAATTGA
- a CDS encoding division/cell wall cluster transcriptional repressor MraZ, with protein MTIFTGEYDCKVDAKGRIMLPAAFRKQMGEVDLYQFVIKKDMYESCLELYTAEEWERQNKLILKNTNPYDPEHRQFIRDFRMGIAELECDQTGRILVPARLLKQAGISKDAVLSGSIGKIEIWSPDLYGNSGGDMEAKRDRAKRIMSGATYNLDDV; from the coding sequence ATGACAATATTTACAGGTGAATACGATTGTAAGGTAGATGCAAAAGGACGCATCATGCTGCCTGCCGCATTTCGCAAGCAAATGGGGGAGGTCGACCTGTATCAGTTTGTGATTAAAAAAGATATGTATGAGTCTTGTCTGGAATTGTATACTGCCGAAGAATGGGAGCGGCAAAATAAATTAATTCTGAAAAATACCAATCCGTATGACCCTGAACACCGGCAATTTATCCGCGATTTCAGGATGGGGATTGCCGAGCTGGAGTGCGATCAGACAGGAAGGATACTGGTTCCTGCCCGTTTGCTCAAACAGGCCGGTATAAGCAAAGATGCGGTATTGTCGGGTAGTATCGGTAAGATCGAAATATGGTCACCCGATCTGTACGGCAATAGTGGTGGTGATATGGAAGCTAAACGGGACCGGGCCAAACGGATCATGAGCGGTGCCACCTATAATCTGGATGATGTATGA